The proteins below are encoded in one region of Buttiauxella gaviniae:
- a CDS encoding 2-hydroxyacid dehydrogenase, with protein sequence MKLAVYSTKQYDKKYLEQVNNEYGFDLEFYDFLLTEKTAKTANGCEGVCIFVNDDGSRPVLEELKKQGVKFIALRCAGFNNVDLDAAKELGLPVVRVPAYSPEAVAEHAVGMMMCLNRRIHRAYQRTRDANFSLEGLTGFTMFGKTAGVIGTGKIGIAALRILKGFGMRLLAFDPYPSAAALELGVEYVDLPTLFAQSDVISLHCPLTPENYHLLNRSAFEQMKDGVMIINTSRGGLIDSQAAIDALKNQKIGALGMDVYENERDLFFEDKSNDVIQDDVFRRLSACHNVLFTGHQAFLTAEALISISETTLENLRQLENGETCVNQVS encoded by the coding sequence ATGAAACTGGCAGTGTATAGCACAAAACAGTACGACAAAAAGTATCTGGAGCAGGTTAACAATGAATATGGCTTTGATCTTGAATTTTATGACTTCTTGTTGACTGAAAAAACCGCCAAAACCGCTAACGGCTGTGAAGGCGTGTGTATCTTCGTTAATGACGACGGCAGCCGCCCGGTTTTAGAAGAGCTTAAAAAACAGGGCGTGAAATTTATCGCCTTGCGCTGCGCAGGCTTTAACAACGTCGATCTGGACGCCGCGAAAGAATTAGGGTTGCCTGTGGTGCGCGTTCCGGCCTACTCCCCGGAAGCGGTGGCAGAGCATGCGGTAGGGATGATGATGTGCCTGAACCGTCGTATTCACCGCGCTTATCAACGCACCCGCGATGCAAACTTCTCTCTTGAAGGATTGACCGGTTTTACCATGTTCGGCAAAACGGCGGGCGTGATTGGCACCGGTAAAATTGGTATCGCGGCGCTCAGAATTCTGAAAGGCTTCGGTATGCGTTTGCTGGCGTTCGATCCGTACCCAAGTGCCGCAGCACTTGAGCTTGGCGTGGAATATGTCGATCTACCTACGCTGTTTGCGCAGTCGGATGTTATCTCCCTGCACTGCCCGCTTACGCCGGAAAACTACCATCTGCTCAACCGTTCCGCATTTGAACAAATGAAAGATGGCGTGATGATTATCAACACCAGCCGTGGGGGATTAATTGATTCACAGGCCGCCATTGATGCCCTGAAAAATCAAAAAATCGGTGCGTTAGGCATGGACGTGTATGAGAACGAACGCGACCTGTTCTTTGAAGATAAATCTAACGACGTGATTCAGGATGATGTATTCCGTCGCCTGTCAGCCTGCCATAACGTGCTGTTCACTGGCCACCAGGCGTTCCTGACGGCGGAAGCGTTGATCAGCATTTCTGAAACCACGCTTGAGAATTTGCGCCAGTTAGAAAACGGCGAGACTTGCGTGAATCAGGTGAGTTAG